One genomic region from Pyxicephalus adspersus chromosome 1, UCB_Pads_2.0, whole genome shotgun sequence encodes:
- the LOC140343965 gene encoding uncharacterized protein translates to MAGMAASSVLRWDTLDERKHKGHNLYYDLFRWKLLQLPPDVHRFCDPLLSAPRRKELLHLVRSLEEESSCQRLQILFSFSVPSPPVLDLLCALHYPLVSAGAGTGYWEFLLKSRGLDVVAFDQNRIFPPEMRYTEIMTGGPELLENYPDRALFLAWPDADESSRFSVDCLAYFRGHTLIHVGEMLGETLSSNPWGQSSSRDFQLALAEDFCCVKRIRLPNWPGHVDSFTVWKRKNPQFVLCDGAHFQYVDTQLEVDQ, encoded by the exons ATGGCCGGTATGGCCGCCTCCTCCGTGCTGCGCTGGGACACTTTGGATGAGAGGAAGCACAAAGGGCACAATCTGTACTACGACCTGTTCCGGTGGAAGCTGCTGCAGCTGCCCCCCGATGTGCACAGGTTCTGCGACCCCCTGCTGTCCGCCCCCCGCAGGAAAGAACTATTACACCTGGTGCGGAGCCTGGAGGAGGAATCCAGCTGCCAGCGCCTGCAGatcctcttctccttctctgtGCCCAGTCCACCGGTGCTGGACCTGCTGTGTGCCCTGCACTACCCACTGGTGTCTGCAGGAGCT gGCACTGGGTACTGGGAATTTTTACTAAAGAGTCGTGGGCTTGACGTTGTTGCTTTTGACCAAAATCGCATTTTTCCACCTGAAATGCGATACACAGAGATCATG ACTGGAGGTCCTGAGCTGTTAGAAAATTACCCGGACAGAGCTTTGTTCCTTGCTTGGCCAGATGCAGATG AATCTTCCCGTTTTTCCGTGGATTGCCTGGCTTACTTCAGGGGTCACACACTGATCCATGTTGGTGAAATGCTTGGTGAAACATTGTCTTCCAATCCCTGGGGACAGTCTTCGTCACGTGACTTCCAGCTTGCATTGGCCGAGGATTTCTGCTGTGTGAAAAGGATACGGCTTCCCAATTGGCCAGGGCATGTTGACTCGTTCACTGTGTGGAAGAGGAAGAACCCCCAGTTTGTGCTGTGTGATGGTGCCCACTTCCAGTATGTGGATACGCAGCTGGAGGTAGACCAGTAA